The Schistocerca cancellata isolate TAMUIC-IGC-003103 chromosome 4, iqSchCanc2.1, whole genome shotgun sequence genome contains a region encoding:
- the LOC126184052 gene encoding uncharacterized protein LOC126184052, whose protein sequence is MRPAEQKKSFVSFLMDSKELAKELQLEDLILPWIRRDETIDDPTKRNKIEFYYYRLDIVITSLDDRFSQLKAHCDYFDFLYDIDELKNTPPDSLDTKCRNLSSILQDHESSDIDALEFRDELKVLSTLLKPGIGPKEILKFMGRHNFWPNVNIALRIPLTLSVTVAIEYIISSQPLKNVYLR, encoded by the exons ATGAGgcctgcagaacagaagaaaagttttgTGTCTTTCTTGATGGATTCCAAGGAATTGGCTAAAGAATTACAGCTAGAAGATCTGATATTACCATGGATAA GAAGGGATGAGACAATAGATGACCCAACAAAACGAAATAAGATTGAATTCTACTATTATCGTTTGGATATAGTAATCACATCTTTGGATGACAGATTCAGTCAACTGAAAgctcattgtgattattttgattttctctatgACATTGACGAGCTGAAGAATACACCTCCTGACagcctggacacaaagtgtagaaacCTCTCATCGATTTTGCAAGATCATGAGTCAAGCGACATTGATGCACTGGAGTTTAGAGATGAActaaaagtgctttcaacattgttgaaacctggaataggtccaaAAGAGATTCTGAAGTTTATGGGAAGACATAATTTTTGGCCgaatgttaacattgctctgagaattcCCCTAACACTCTCAGTGACAGTTGCGA ttgaaTACATTATAAGTTCACAaccattgaaaaatgtttatttacgttaa
- the LOC126184051 gene encoding uncharacterized protein LOC126184051, giving the protein MDSKELAKELQLEDLTLPWIRRDETIDDPTKRNTIEFYYYRLDIVITSLDDRFSQLKAHCDYFDFLYDIDELKNTPPDSLDTKCRNLSSILQDHESSDIDALEFRDELKVLSTLLKPGIGPKEILKFMGRHNFWPNVNIALRIPLTLSVTVAIEYIICSQPLKNVYLR; this is encoded by the exons ATGGATTCCAAGGAATTGGCTAAAGAATTACAGCTAGAAGATCTGACATTACCATGGATAA GAAGGGATGAGACAATAGATGACCCAACAAAACGAAATACGATTGAATTCTACTATTATCGTTTAGATATAGTAATCACATCTTTGGATGACAGATTCAGTCAACTGAAAgctcattgtgattattttgattttctctatgACATTGACGAGCTGAAGAATACACCTCCTGACagcctggacacaaagtgtagaaacCTCTCATCGATTTTGCAAGATCATGAGTCAAGCGACATTGATGCACTGGAGTTTAGAGATGAActaaaagtgctttcaacattgttgaaacctggaataggtccaaAAGAGATTCTGAAGTTTATGGGAAGACATAATTTTTGGCCgaatgttaacattgctctgagaattcCCCTAACACTCTCAGTGACAGTTGCGA ttgaatacattatatgttcacaaccattgaaaaatgtttatttacgttaa